The Puntigrus tetrazona isolate hp1 chromosome 13, ASM1883169v1, whole genome shotgun sequence genome contains the following window.
CGTAACCTTTTAAACGTGTCTACGTATTAGCTTCGTTTCCCAGGCTAATCTAGTCATTAACGTCTATAGGAGCGCGCGAGAGCGTCATCTGTCGAAGCAGATGGAGTCTGTCGAGTTCACATTCAGAGATGTTAATGAGTCAATGGTTTTGTTTCGGTTTCTCCGTAGGTACTCCATCCAGTGGCACTGTGAGTCAAGAGGAGGTGGGCCCGCTCGGTCTCTGACGCTTTCATTACCAGGATTGTTACCTTGATCAAACGACGACGGGACAAAcggttgattttttttctccacagaaAAGGCAGGATGTCAGCCAGAGGAGGAAAGAAGAAGATCACCAAGCTGTCTCGTTCTGCCCGGGCAGGGGTCATTTTTCCCGTCGGGAGGATGATGCGTTACTTGCGCACAGGAACCCATAAGTATCGCATCGGCATGGGCGCCCCCGTCTACATGGCAGCCGTCATCGAGTACTTAGCAGGTGGGAACCGTGGAGCGAAATACCAAAAAACCCATTATCCAATCGTTTAGTTGTATTACTGTTTTGAGAGACTCTGCTGCGCCGATGTTTTTGTAGCTGAGATCTTGGAGTTGGCTGGAAACGCAGCGAGAGACAACAAGAAGGGGAGAATCACTCCGAGACACATCAAGCTGGCCGTGGCCAACGATGAGGAGCTCAACCAGGTAATGAATGACGTGACTGAGGTCGGCTGGGGTTAATGTTTGGCACCGTCTTTGTGTccaaaaactactttttttgtgCCAAAGTAGTGCGCTTTAAGACTAGCTAGGATGCGCAACATTAATATATCTActactggtcaaaagtttggaataacaACGTTTTTGGTCTCGtgtgctcaccaaagctgcatttatttgatcgaaaatacagtaaaaagagcaatattgtgaaatgttatcaGTTTAAAACCTTTCTATTTTAATCGTTTTAAAACATAACTATTTTTATGAtacaaagctgtattttcagcatcattgctacagtcttcagtgttgcaTGATACGTCagcaatttattattgttattaatcttcattttttatgcttattgtttttgtgaGAACATGCACGCGCCTTTCTCGGGATACTTTGAGTAGAAAGGAAGACATTTAGTTGAAatgcaagtatttatttttaattaataaatctgCCTTACTCCAAGCTTTTATAAAGCAGTCTATATGAAGCAGGAAAACCTGTTTTCAATCTTAACAGTCGTACAAGacgcaaatcagcatattagaaagattccTGAAGACTGGGCATTTAAGCTTTTATTAcagggaaaaagaaaaggaaaagtagtttaaaattacaatatcatTCCCATAATATTACaggtttactgtatttttgatcaaataaatgcagctttggaaAGCATGAGATGTTTCTTTTCACAGCGTGGCTTTGCTTAATGTTTCTGGTCCTTGTCGCCATTAGTGAGTTTTTCTGTGTTACTGAACAGTTGCTCAGAGGGGTGACCATATCAAATGGCGGCGTTCTGCCTCGCATCCACCCTGAGCTTCTCTCCAAGAAGAGAGGAGGCAGGGTGAAAGTGGAGACTCAGGTGACCGTTCCAGAGAAGAGGGAGAACCGGAAACCCATCAAGAAACCCAGCAAAAAGAGCAAAGGAAAACCAGGACGCAAACCCAAAGTGCGTGCAGTCAGCGTCACACACCTGTTGCTCTGGGACCCTGTTCGTCTGTGAGAAtactaaaaaaagtgtttctgtcATGCAGAAAAGCACAGAGAATGACAAAGAAGCAGATGCCAACACAACAGTGGAAGACGGACCAGGAGAGGGATTTACTATCCTCTCTGCGAAAAGCTTGTTCCTTGGACAAAAGGTGGAAACAGCTGTGCTTCTTACACGTTACCAAGAACTCGTTGCTTTTTCGGCTTCTTTTAACTCTTACAGCACACATTAGAAGGTTTCGGGATTTACCTACATATATTTTCCACTGTTGCATCTTCGAATTGACATTTTGGACAGAATTACAGAAATGTAGAACTTGTGGGCGATATTAATTGTTTGAGGAGTTTTTTAAATCTTAGACAGCAGTTGTGGTAGTTGGCAAATATAAAGCtgatatatatgataatatataaagttttgATTGAACGTTTGAATTTTGAAAATTTGAATATGTACTCAAATTTGGAATTtcgattttaaaaatctgtaaaataaatgttcatacaGTTGAACCTTGATATTAGCCTTTTAGCCTAAATGCaatcaattataaatgaaatcacCTCAAGATGATCACAATGTTTACAGTTTGGATCATAGAGGCAGTAAAATCGTGTATTGGTGAAtgtatatttttcctgttttcatGGTAATACACTGGTGATTTAGAACTTAATGCAATGTTGAGTTATTGTGGTTTGTTTATCAGCTGTCCCTTACAGAGAGCGAAATCAGCAAAATCGGCACGATCAAAGTGGAGGGAATCATCAACCCCACGAACGCAGAGATTGACCTGAAAGAGGGAATCGGTCAGTGCATTACACCGCTGTTAGCTGCTGCTGCTACATTACTGCCAATTACATTTGCTAGATGTGTGTAGCAAGTGTCAGTTTGCCTGAATATTGAAATGTGTGGCCAACGCTGATGTATTTTCCGTGTTGTAACACAGGTAACGCTCTGGAGAAAGCTGGGGGAAAAGATTTTCTAGAGACCGTCAAGGAGCTGAGAAAAAGCCAGGGTCCTTTGGAGGTCGCATCAGGTTGGAGTCTCTCACATTTCTTGACACAAGCAGACAGAAAGCAGACTCGAATTAGTGAGCGTGTGCTCTACAGTGTTCAAAGGGGCAGGAAATGGccttgttaaatattttaatgtaggaaaaaaaaaaaaaaaaaagtagtacagCCTTCATGGAAACCTTAGCGATACCAGGAATTTTAGGATCATTACCTTGCATGGAAAAGTAGTAAGTGAAGATTTTCATAGCTTGGAGACATTTGTACACTAAGAAGTGTTCTGGAGAGATTTTTACCTGGTGTACCGTAAAGAATCAGCCCAAAACAAGGACTTCGTTCTCTCagtcctttctttttttgatcaaaaagtGTGGAAATCCCCTGTAGATCCTGAAGTAAGACGTTTCTGCCGTTGTGACTAGAGCGGTTCTTATTCCCTCTGCTCTGCAGTGGCTGTGAGCCAAGCCAATGGGATGGCAGCACGTTTCATCATCCATTGTCACGTTCCTCAGTGGGGTTCAGAGAAGTGCGAAGATCAGCTGGAGAAAACCGTCAAGAACTGTCTGTCTGCTGCCGAGGAGAAGAAGCTCAAGTCGGTGGCCTTCCCTTCGCTACCCGCCGGACGGTGAGCAAGCACCATCACGGATAGTTAACTAGTTGATACGGCGCATGGCTGTTTCCGTGCAAATGTGTGGAGAAACCGTCTCACCTCTTTGATTTTTGTTCCATCAGAAATGGTTTTCCAAAGCAGACGGCAGCCCAGCTAATACTGAAGGCCATTTCCAACCATTTTGTCTCGGCAACCACCTCCTCTCTGAAGAACATTTACTTTGTTCTGTTTGACAGCGAGAGTATTGGGATATACCTGCAGGAGATGGCAAAGATGGACGCCAAGTGATGTCGAGTCGTGGGTTTGATTTCTTTTGAAAGTGTAACGCCTCGATGCAGCTCCGTTTTAGCTTGGCTTTGACTGTTTTCGTCGGCCTCGACGTCGTGGGAAGGTGAAATGAGTTGAACGTGAGCTTTAGCGGAGAGTGCATCCAGGCTAGTAGGAGCGTACTAAGTGGAGTGTAGTGCAGCTTGGTGAAAGATGTTGTAGGTATATGTTTTTGACAACAGATTATTTGAAGGTGTTTAAACAAGGATATTTGTGAGTGATGTACTGTACACATTTATGTTTCACTGTTCTCCTTTAAAGAAAAGACATTCATTTAGACTAGATCAACTTAATCTTCATCGTTTGCCATTTTTATCCTTAGAATAATCTTGTTTTTACATTCCATGTTCAGAGTTGAACTTTTGACCGTTGTTTTTGGCTAGATATCATGTGTGGTTTCTGACCATTTTGGtttatcaaacaaaaaaaaaaaagtgtttcttgttctgctttgaaataaaaaaatgttttacaccACAGGTTGAgctctctttttccattcacCCAATTATGAATTCATTCACTTACGCTAGAGTCGTGCCAAACCTTTATGACTTGCTTTATTCTGCAGAACATGAAAGATATCTGGAATAAATGTTGGCAGCTAAACAGTTTCAGTTCTTTTCAATTGTGTGTggatataaaaaacaaaacaacattttttccacagaagaaagtcagtcatataggtttggaatgacatgaaggcgaggaagttatattttaaaaacttttcagcATTTGTTCAGTCATGTACTTCCAAACCcccatttaatttattttatttcagttatgtCTATGGGTAAAACTGGCTAGAAGGACATTGGGGCGCGTGTAGATTAGagtaagtttgttttattaaaacttatCTAGTGGgtagaaaataaaatttcattacTTGCCTCCTATCCCTTCTACCCACAGCCATTTGCTCGACAAAccaatgtgtttatatttaggaTAATACGTTAAAATAATATGGCAGGACAACAGTTTGCAAAACTAGCTGTATTGCCCAGTTAAATGCGGACCGGAAGCTTCACACAAAATATAGAAATGGCCGCGCCTGTTCT
Protein-coding sequences here:
- the LOC122356972 gene encoding core histone macro-H2A.2, which produces MSARGGKKKITKLSRSARAGVIFPVGRMMRYLRTGTHKYRIGMGAPVYMAAVIEYLAAEILELAGNAARDNKKGRITPRHIKLAVANDEELNQLLRGVTISNGGVLPRIHPELLSKKRGGRVKVETQVTVPEKRENRKPIKKPSKKSKGKPGRKPKKSTENDKEADANTTVEDGPGEGFTILSAKSLFLGQKLSLTESEISKIGTIKVEGIINPTNAEIDLKEGIGNALEKAGGKDFLETVKELRKSQGPLEVASVAVSQANGMAARFIIHCHVPQWGSEKCEDQLEKTVKNCLSAAEEKKLKSVAFPSLPAGRNGFPKQTAAQLILKAISNHFVSATTSSLKNIYFVLFDSESIGIYLQEMAKMDAK